The Phyllopteryx taeniolatus isolate TA_2022b chromosome 9, UOR_Ptae_1.2, whole genome shotgun sequence genome contains a region encoding:
- the eogt gene encoding EGF domain-specific O-linked N-acetylglucosamine transferase isoform X3, whose amino-acid sequence MHASVIPAMLLLTVLDIVFYAAVVTSENSNHKQSAPMFNYSSISLAPDHIPYFLYNNKKVAKQCKLDPLCPFKQFALLNLSSCWGYEKNCDPEKRFSYPICTKVDSGWVHSLEAAQDLFWKQADFGYIKERRSELKTLCKASKPGDSSLRCTSHARFCKATNLYLDLQKPRRSHERYKEDFIQKGEIGGHCRLNKQALEAAGEHKSPLQSWYAELQTYTELEFHPLHSESCDVIIEKPTVFMKLDAGVNMYHHFCDFVNLYISQHINNSFSADINIIMWDTSFYEYGDLFRETWKVFSQSDIIHLKTYDSKKVCFKDAFFSLLPRMRYGLFYNTPLVSDCSSEGMFRAFSQHVLHRLNILQNGPMAGRVRVTLLGRSTEYRRIINQNELVNALKTVLQLEVSVLDYKYKDVPFPEQLRITHNSDIFIGMHGAGLTHLLFLPDWAVVFELATTQHSETIPSSPTTPLTWRNSCALCWTLQITSHSIPNGSVVTCVMNCRVLEWVNKINK is encoded by the exons ATGCATGCCAGTGTGATTCCTGCTATGCTGCTCTTGACAGTGTTGGATATAGTCTTTTATGCTGCTGTGGTCACCAGTGAGAACAGCAACCACAAGCAATCAGCACCAATGTTCAACTACAGCAGCATTTCCCTGGCGCCGGATCACATACCTTACTTTCTGTACAACAACAAGAAGGTCGCCAAGCAGTGCAAGCTTGACCCCCTCTGTCCTTTTAAA cagtTTGCCTTGCTGAATTTGTCTTCCTGTTGGGGTTATGAGAAGAACTGTGATCCAGAGAAGCGCTTCAGCTATCCCATTTGCACCAAAGTTGACTCTGGCTG GGTACATTCACTGGAAGCAGCGCAGGATCTTTTCTGGAAGCAGGCTGATTTTGGCTACATCAAGGAGCGCCGCTCTGAGCTCAAAACACTTTGCAAGGCCAGCAAGCCT GGGGACTCCTCTTTGAGATGCACTAGTCATGCAAGATTCTGTAAGGCAACTAACCTTTACCTGGACTTGCAGAAACCACGCAGAAGTCATGAaag GTACAAGGAGGACTTCATTCAGAAAGGTGAGATTGGTGGTCATTGCAGACTCAACAAGCAAGCACTTGAGGCAGCAGGAGAGCACAAGAGCCCATTGCAGTCTTG GTATGCCGAGCTTCAAACATACACAGAGTTGGAGTTTCATCCCTTACATTCTGAATCCTGTGACGTCATAATAGAAAAACCCACAGTTTTCATGAAACTGGATGCTG GGGTGAACATGTACCATCATTTCTGTGACTTTGTCAACCTCTACATATCCCAGCACATTAACAACTCCTTCAGCGCTGACATCAACATAATTATGTGGGACACG AGTTTTTATGAATACGGAGATTTGTTCAGGGAAACATGGAAGGTCTTCTCACAATCTGATATCATTCACCTAAAGACCTATGATTCTAAAAAA GTATGTTTCAAAGATGCCTTTTTCTCCCTTCTCCCAAGAATGAGATATGGTCTCTTTTACAACACACCACTT GTCTCTGATTGCTCCAGTGAAGGGATGTTTCGGGCATTCTCCCAACATGTCCTCCATCGTCTGAACATACTGCAGAATGGACCCATG GCGGGACGTGTTCGTGTCACCTTGCTGGGACGCAGTACAGAATACAGAAGAATAATAAACCAAAATGAG ctTGTAAATGCGCTTAAAACAGTGCTGCAGCTGGAGGTCAGCGTGCTTGACTACAAATACAA GGATGTTCCGTTCCCTGAGCAGTTGAGGATCACTCACAACTCGGACATCTTCATCGGAATGCACGGGGCAGGACTTACACATCTACTCTTCCTACCCGACTGGGCTGTGGTCTTTGAGCT GGCCACCACCCAACACTCGGAGACCATCCCAAGTTCACCAACTACTCCTTTGACGTGGAGGAATTCATGCGCCTTGTGCTGGACGCTGCAGATTACATCACACAGCATCCCAAATGGCAGCGTTGTAACATGCGTGATGAACTGTAGAGTCCTTGAGTgggtaaacaaaataaataaatga
- the eogt gene encoding EGF domain-specific O-linked N-acetylglucosamine transferase isoform X2 has product MHASVIPAMLLLTVLDIVFYAAVVTSENSNHKQSAPMFNYSSISLAPDHIPYFLYNNKKVAKQCKLDPLCPFKFALLNLSSCWGYEKNCDPEKRFSYPICTKVDSGWVHSLEAAQDLFWKQADFGYIKERRSELKTLCKASKPGDSSLRCTSHARFCKATNLYLDLQKPRRSHERYKEDFIQKGEIGGHCRLNKQALEAAGEHKSPLQSWYAELQTYTELEFHPLHSESCDVIIEKPTVFMKLDAGVNMYHHFCDFVNLYISQHINNSFSADINIIMWDTSFYEYGDLFRETWKVFSQSDIIHLKTYDSKKVCFKDAFFSLLPRMRYGLFYNTPLVSDCSSEGMFRAFSQHVLHRLNILQNGPMAGRVRVTLLGRSTEYRRIINQNELVNALKTVLQLEVSVLDYKYKDVPFPEQLRITHNSDIFIGMHGAGLTHLLFLPDWAVVFELYNCQDEGCYRDLARLRGIRYVTWHKMDKVLPEDKGHHPTLGDHPKFTNYSFDVEEFMRLVLDAADYITQHPKWQRCNMRDEL; this is encoded by the exons ATGCATGCCAGTGTGATTCCTGCTATGCTGCTCTTGACAGTGTTGGATATAGTCTTTTATGCTGCTGTGGTCACCAGTGAGAACAGCAACCACAAGCAATCAGCACCAATGTTCAACTACAGCAGCATTTCCCTGGCGCCGGATCACATACCTTACTTTCTGTACAACAACAAGAAGGTCGCCAAGCAGTGCAAGCTTGACCCCCTCTGTCCTTTTAAA tTTGCCTTGCTGAATTTGTCTTCCTGTTGGGGTTATGAGAAGAACTGTGATCCAGAGAAGCGCTTCAGCTATCCCATTTGCACCAAAGTTGACTCTGGCTG GGTACATTCACTGGAAGCAGCGCAGGATCTTTTCTGGAAGCAGGCTGATTTTGGCTACATCAAGGAGCGCCGCTCTGAGCTCAAAACACTTTGCAAGGCCAGCAAGCCT GGGGACTCCTCTTTGAGATGCACTAGTCATGCAAGATTCTGTAAGGCAACTAACCTTTACCTGGACTTGCAGAAACCACGCAGAAGTCATGAaag GTACAAGGAGGACTTCATTCAGAAAGGTGAGATTGGTGGTCATTGCAGACTCAACAAGCAAGCACTTGAGGCAGCAGGAGAGCACAAGAGCCCATTGCAGTCTTG GTATGCCGAGCTTCAAACATACACAGAGTTGGAGTTTCATCCCTTACATTCTGAATCCTGTGACGTCATAATAGAAAAACCCACAGTTTTCATGAAACTGGATGCTG GGGTGAACATGTACCATCATTTCTGTGACTTTGTCAACCTCTACATATCCCAGCACATTAACAACTCCTTCAGCGCTGACATCAACATAATTATGTGGGACACG AGTTTTTATGAATACGGAGATTTGTTCAGGGAAACATGGAAGGTCTTCTCACAATCTGATATCATTCACCTAAAGACCTATGATTCTAAAAAA GTATGTTTCAAAGATGCCTTTTTCTCCCTTCTCCCAAGAATGAGATATGGTCTCTTTTACAACACACCACTT GTCTCTGATTGCTCCAGTGAAGGGATGTTTCGGGCATTCTCCCAACATGTCCTCCATCGTCTGAACATACTGCAGAATGGACCCATG GCGGGACGTGTTCGTGTCACCTTGCTGGGACGCAGTACAGAATACAGAAGAATAATAAACCAAAATGAG ctTGTAAATGCGCTTAAAACAGTGCTGCAGCTGGAGGTCAGCGTGCTTGACTACAAATACAA GGATGTTCCGTTCCCTGAGCAGTTGAGGATCACTCACAACTCGGACATCTTCATCGGAATGCACGGGGCAGGACTTACACATCTACTCTTCCTACCCGACTGGGCTGTGGTCTTTGAGCT GTATAATTGTCAGGATGAGGGTTGCTATCGAGATTTGGCCCGGCTGCGGGGCATTCGCTATGTGACTTGGCACAAAATGGACAAAGTGTTACCCGAGGACAAG GGCCACCACCCAACACTCGGAGACCATCCCAAGTTCACCAACTACTCCTTTGACGTGGAGGAATTCATGCGCCTTGTGCTGGACGCTGCAGATTACATCACACAGCATCCCAAATGGCAGCGTTGTAACATGCGTGATGAACTGTAG
- the eogt gene encoding EGF domain-specific O-linked N-acetylglucosamine transferase isoform X1, with protein sequence MHASVIPAMLLLTVLDIVFYAAVVTSENSNHKQSAPMFNYSSISLAPDHIPYFLYNNKKVAKQCKLDPLCPFKQFALLNLSSCWGYEKNCDPEKRFSYPICTKVDSGWVHSLEAAQDLFWKQADFGYIKERRSELKTLCKASKPGDSSLRCTSHARFCKATNLYLDLQKPRRSHERYKEDFIQKGEIGGHCRLNKQALEAAGEHKSPLQSWYAELQTYTELEFHPLHSESCDVIIEKPTVFMKLDAGVNMYHHFCDFVNLYISQHINNSFSADINIIMWDTSFYEYGDLFRETWKVFSQSDIIHLKTYDSKKVCFKDAFFSLLPRMRYGLFYNTPLVSDCSSEGMFRAFSQHVLHRLNILQNGPMAGRVRVTLLGRSTEYRRIINQNELVNALKTVLQLEVSVLDYKYKDVPFPEQLRITHNSDIFIGMHGAGLTHLLFLPDWAVVFELYNCQDEGCYRDLARLRGIRYVTWHKMDKVLPEDKGHHPTLGDHPKFTNYSFDVEEFMRLVLDAADYITQHPKWQRCNMRDEL encoded by the exons ATGCATGCCAGTGTGATTCCTGCTATGCTGCTCTTGACAGTGTTGGATATAGTCTTTTATGCTGCTGTGGTCACCAGTGAGAACAGCAACCACAAGCAATCAGCACCAATGTTCAACTACAGCAGCATTTCCCTGGCGCCGGATCACATACCTTACTTTCTGTACAACAACAAGAAGGTCGCCAAGCAGTGCAAGCTTGACCCCCTCTGTCCTTTTAAA cagtTTGCCTTGCTGAATTTGTCTTCCTGTTGGGGTTATGAGAAGAACTGTGATCCAGAGAAGCGCTTCAGCTATCCCATTTGCACCAAAGTTGACTCTGGCTG GGTACATTCACTGGAAGCAGCGCAGGATCTTTTCTGGAAGCAGGCTGATTTTGGCTACATCAAGGAGCGCCGCTCTGAGCTCAAAACACTTTGCAAGGCCAGCAAGCCT GGGGACTCCTCTTTGAGATGCACTAGTCATGCAAGATTCTGTAAGGCAACTAACCTTTACCTGGACTTGCAGAAACCACGCAGAAGTCATGAaag GTACAAGGAGGACTTCATTCAGAAAGGTGAGATTGGTGGTCATTGCAGACTCAACAAGCAAGCACTTGAGGCAGCAGGAGAGCACAAGAGCCCATTGCAGTCTTG GTATGCCGAGCTTCAAACATACACAGAGTTGGAGTTTCATCCCTTACATTCTGAATCCTGTGACGTCATAATAGAAAAACCCACAGTTTTCATGAAACTGGATGCTG GGGTGAACATGTACCATCATTTCTGTGACTTTGTCAACCTCTACATATCCCAGCACATTAACAACTCCTTCAGCGCTGACATCAACATAATTATGTGGGACACG AGTTTTTATGAATACGGAGATTTGTTCAGGGAAACATGGAAGGTCTTCTCACAATCTGATATCATTCACCTAAAGACCTATGATTCTAAAAAA GTATGTTTCAAAGATGCCTTTTTCTCCCTTCTCCCAAGAATGAGATATGGTCTCTTTTACAACACACCACTT GTCTCTGATTGCTCCAGTGAAGGGATGTTTCGGGCATTCTCCCAACATGTCCTCCATCGTCTGAACATACTGCAGAATGGACCCATG GCGGGACGTGTTCGTGTCACCTTGCTGGGACGCAGTACAGAATACAGAAGAATAATAAACCAAAATGAG ctTGTAAATGCGCTTAAAACAGTGCTGCAGCTGGAGGTCAGCGTGCTTGACTACAAATACAA GGATGTTCCGTTCCCTGAGCAGTTGAGGATCACTCACAACTCGGACATCTTCATCGGAATGCACGGGGCAGGACTTACACATCTACTCTTCCTACCCGACTGGGCTGTGGTCTTTGAGCT GTATAATTGTCAGGATGAGGGTTGCTATCGAGATTTGGCCCGGCTGCGGGGCATTCGCTATGTGACTTGGCACAAAATGGACAAAGTGTTACCCGAGGACAAG GGCCACCACCCAACACTCGGAGACCATCCCAAGTTCACCAACTACTCCTTTGACGTGGAGGAATTCATGCGCCTTGTGCTGGACGCTGCAGATTACATCACACAGCATCCCAAATGGCAGCGTTGTAACATGCGTGATGAACTGTAG
- the eogt gene encoding EGF domain-specific O-linked N-acetylglucosamine transferase isoform X5 encodes MHASVIPAMLLLTVLDIVFYAAVVTSENSNHKQSAPMFNYSSISLAPDHIPYFLYNNKKVAKQCKLDPLCPFKQFALLNLSSCWGYEKNCDPEKRFSYPICTKVDSGWVHSLEAAQDLFWKQADFGYIKERRSELKTLCKASKPGDSSLRCTSHARFCKATNLYLDLQKPRRSHERYKEDFIQKGEIGGHCRLNKQALEAAGEHKSPLQSWYAELQTYTELEFHPLHSESCDVIIEKPTVFMKLDAGVNMYHHFCDFVNLYISQHINNSFSADINIIMWDTVSDCSSEGMFRAFSQHVLHRLNILQNGPMAGRVRVTLLGRSTEYRRIINQNELVNALKTVLQLEVSVLDYKYKDVPFPEQLRITHNSDIFIGMHGAGLTHLLFLPDWAVVFELYNCQDEGCYRDLARLRGIRYVTWHKMDKVLPEDKGHHPTLGDHPKFTNYSFDVEEFMRLVLDAADYITQHPKWQRCNMRDEL; translated from the exons ATGCATGCCAGTGTGATTCCTGCTATGCTGCTCTTGACAGTGTTGGATATAGTCTTTTATGCTGCTGTGGTCACCAGTGAGAACAGCAACCACAAGCAATCAGCACCAATGTTCAACTACAGCAGCATTTCCCTGGCGCCGGATCACATACCTTACTTTCTGTACAACAACAAGAAGGTCGCCAAGCAGTGCAAGCTTGACCCCCTCTGTCCTTTTAAA cagtTTGCCTTGCTGAATTTGTCTTCCTGTTGGGGTTATGAGAAGAACTGTGATCCAGAGAAGCGCTTCAGCTATCCCATTTGCACCAAAGTTGACTCTGGCTG GGTACATTCACTGGAAGCAGCGCAGGATCTTTTCTGGAAGCAGGCTGATTTTGGCTACATCAAGGAGCGCCGCTCTGAGCTCAAAACACTTTGCAAGGCCAGCAAGCCT GGGGACTCCTCTTTGAGATGCACTAGTCATGCAAGATTCTGTAAGGCAACTAACCTTTACCTGGACTTGCAGAAACCACGCAGAAGTCATGAaag GTACAAGGAGGACTTCATTCAGAAAGGTGAGATTGGTGGTCATTGCAGACTCAACAAGCAAGCACTTGAGGCAGCAGGAGAGCACAAGAGCCCATTGCAGTCTTG GTATGCCGAGCTTCAAACATACACAGAGTTGGAGTTTCATCCCTTACATTCTGAATCCTGTGACGTCATAATAGAAAAACCCACAGTTTTCATGAAACTGGATGCTG GGGTGAACATGTACCATCATTTCTGTGACTTTGTCAACCTCTACATATCCCAGCACATTAACAACTCCTTCAGCGCTGACATCAACATAATTATGTGGGACACG GTCTCTGATTGCTCCAGTGAAGGGATGTTTCGGGCATTCTCCCAACATGTCCTCCATCGTCTGAACATACTGCAGAATGGACCCATG GCGGGACGTGTTCGTGTCACCTTGCTGGGACGCAGTACAGAATACAGAAGAATAATAAACCAAAATGAG ctTGTAAATGCGCTTAAAACAGTGCTGCAGCTGGAGGTCAGCGTGCTTGACTACAAATACAA GGATGTTCCGTTCCCTGAGCAGTTGAGGATCACTCACAACTCGGACATCTTCATCGGAATGCACGGGGCAGGACTTACACATCTACTCTTCCTACCCGACTGGGCTGTGGTCTTTGAGCT GTATAATTGTCAGGATGAGGGTTGCTATCGAGATTTGGCCCGGCTGCGGGGCATTCGCTATGTGACTTGGCACAAAATGGACAAAGTGTTACCCGAGGACAAG GGCCACCACCCAACACTCGGAGACCATCCCAAGTTCACCAACTACTCCTTTGACGTGGAGGAATTCATGCGCCTTGTGCTGGACGCTGCAGATTACATCACACAGCATCCCAAATGGCAGCGTTGTAACATGCGTGATGAACTGTAG
- the eogt gene encoding EGF domain-specific O-linked N-acetylglucosamine transferase isoform X4 — translation MHASVIPAMLLLTVLDIVFYAAVVTSENSNHKQSAPMFNYSSISLAPDHIPYFLYNNKKVAKQCKLDPLCPFKQFALLNLSSCWGYEKNCDPEKRFSYPICTKVDSGWVHSLEAAQDLFWKQADFGYIKERRSELKTLCKASKPGDSSLRCTSHARFCKATNLYLDLQKPRRSHERYKEDFIQKGEIGGHCRLNKQALEAAGEHKSPLQSWYAELQTYTELEFHPLHSESCDVIIEKPTVFMKLDAGVNMYHHFCDFVNLYISQHINNSFSADINIIMWDTVCFKDAFFSLLPRMRYGLFYNTPLVSDCSSEGMFRAFSQHVLHRLNILQNGPMAGRVRVTLLGRSTEYRRIINQNELVNALKTVLQLEVSVLDYKYKDVPFPEQLRITHNSDIFIGMHGAGLTHLLFLPDWAVVFELYNCQDEGCYRDLARLRGIRYVTWHKMDKVLPEDKGHHPTLGDHPKFTNYSFDVEEFMRLVLDAADYITQHPKWQRCNMRDEL, via the exons ATGCATGCCAGTGTGATTCCTGCTATGCTGCTCTTGACAGTGTTGGATATAGTCTTTTATGCTGCTGTGGTCACCAGTGAGAACAGCAACCACAAGCAATCAGCACCAATGTTCAACTACAGCAGCATTTCCCTGGCGCCGGATCACATACCTTACTTTCTGTACAACAACAAGAAGGTCGCCAAGCAGTGCAAGCTTGACCCCCTCTGTCCTTTTAAA cagtTTGCCTTGCTGAATTTGTCTTCCTGTTGGGGTTATGAGAAGAACTGTGATCCAGAGAAGCGCTTCAGCTATCCCATTTGCACCAAAGTTGACTCTGGCTG GGTACATTCACTGGAAGCAGCGCAGGATCTTTTCTGGAAGCAGGCTGATTTTGGCTACATCAAGGAGCGCCGCTCTGAGCTCAAAACACTTTGCAAGGCCAGCAAGCCT GGGGACTCCTCTTTGAGATGCACTAGTCATGCAAGATTCTGTAAGGCAACTAACCTTTACCTGGACTTGCAGAAACCACGCAGAAGTCATGAaag GTACAAGGAGGACTTCATTCAGAAAGGTGAGATTGGTGGTCATTGCAGACTCAACAAGCAAGCACTTGAGGCAGCAGGAGAGCACAAGAGCCCATTGCAGTCTTG GTATGCCGAGCTTCAAACATACACAGAGTTGGAGTTTCATCCCTTACATTCTGAATCCTGTGACGTCATAATAGAAAAACCCACAGTTTTCATGAAACTGGATGCTG GGGTGAACATGTACCATCATTTCTGTGACTTTGTCAACCTCTACATATCCCAGCACATTAACAACTCCTTCAGCGCTGACATCAACATAATTATGTGGGACACG GTATGTTTCAAAGATGCCTTTTTCTCCCTTCTCCCAAGAATGAGATATGGTCTCTTTTACAACACACCACTT GTCTCTGATTGCTCCAGTGAAGGGATGTTTCGGGCATTCTCCCAACATGTCCTCCATCGTCTGAACATACTGCAGAATGGACCCATG GCGGGACGTGTTCGTGTCACCTTGCTGGGACGCAGTACAGAATACAGAAGAATAATAAACCAAAATGAG ctTGTAAATGCGCTTAAAACAGTGCTGCAGCTGGAGGTCAGCGTGCTTGACTACAAATACAA GGATGTTCCGTTCCCTGAGCAGTTGAGGATCACTCACAACTCGGACATCTTCATCGGAATGCACGGGGCAGGACTTACACATCTACTCTTCCTACCCGACTGGGCTGTGGTCTTTGAGCT GTATAATTGTCAGGATGAGGGTTGCTATCGAGATTTGGCCCGGCTGCGGGGCATTCGCTATGTGACTTGGCACAAAATGGACAAAGTGTTACCCGAGGACAAG GGCCACCACCCAACACTCGGAGACCATCCCAAGTTCACCAACTACTCCTTTGACGTGGAGGAATTCATGCGCCTTGTGCTGGACGCTGCAGATTACATCACACAGCATCCCAAATGGCAGCGTTGTAACATGCGTGATGAACTGTAG